From a single Candidatus Spechtbacteria bacterium genomic region:
- a CDS encoding penicillin-binding protein 2: MNLKLSTHWRIYFLFGLFVVAGSGIAVRLFYLQVVHNTYYAALAQGQHASFNEKAPERGRIYLQDLLATSPPNSLADKKNLPYFYAAINENKPMVYASPNMITNDGDVAEILAPILGLERNALQQKLSDSSGSYLPLARQVSDEIAQRVREENIRGIFVTIEPVRRYPGGQLASHVLGFLGYKGDQRVGQYGIEGYYDGQLRGSQGAFKNEQGSDIELTIDYNIQYFVEKKLHEVISKWSADAGSVIIMDPKTGEIKAMAGVPAFDLNTYSQVDSLDIYLNQATQKVYEPGSIMKPLTMAAAIDAGAIKASTTYTDTGEIKTGGYTIRNFDNKNHGVQTMTQVLEKSLNTGAVFASQQLGKDLFRKYLLAFGLNEKTGIDLPGELPGHLGDVITTDRDINFATASFGQGIAMSPMNFLTAFSSLANNGGIMKPHVVKAIHRADGTIEEIKPEKLGTPISARTAQEVTGMLVSVAENGYDKKANVPGYKIAAKTGTAQIPNENAPGYSDKRFHSFAGYAPADKPAFVAIITMKNPKGINFASDSLAPVFKDIASYILHYYQVPSN, from the coding sequence ATGAACCTAAAGCTTTCCACGCACTGGAGAATTTATTTTCTTTTTGGGCTATTTGTTGTAGCCGGCAGCGGTATTGCTGTTCGGCTTTTTTATCTCCAGGTTGTGCATAATACTTATTATGCTGCTTTAGCGCAGGGCCAACATGCTTCTTTTAACGAGAAAGCCCCAGAGAGAGGGCGAATCTATTTACAAGATCTTCTTGCGACGAGCCCGCCGAACTCGCTTGCTGATAAAAAAAATTTACCATATTTTTACGCGGCAATAAATGAAAACAAACCGATGGTGTACGCTTCTCCTAACATGATTACAAACGATGGTGATGTCGCGGAGATATTAGCGCCCATACTTGGCTTAGAACGAAATGCGTTGCAGCAAAAGCTATCAGATAGCAGCGGTTCGTATTTGCCGCTCGCGCGTCAAGTGAGCGATGAAATTGCTCAACGGGTGAGAGAAGAAAATATCAGAGGAATATTTGTTACAATCGAACCCGTGCGCAGATACCCCGGAGGACAACTTGCTTCTCATGTGCTTGGATTTCTTGGATATAAGGGCGACCAGCGCGTGGGTCAGTATGGCATAGAAGGTTATTATGACGGGCAACTTCGCGGATCGCAAGGCGCTTTTAAAAACGAACAGGGTTCGGATATAGAGTTGACTATAGATTATAACATTCAATATTTTGTGGAGAAAAAATTACATGAAGTAATTAGCAAATGGAGTGCTGATGCGGGAAGTGTTATTATAATGGATCCTAAGACCGGCGAGATAAAAGCCATGGCGGGCGTGCCTGCATTTGACCTTAATACATATAGTCAGGTTGACAGCTTGGATATATATTTAAATCAAGCAACACAAAAAGTTTATGAGCCGGGATCAATTATGAAACCGCTCACAATGGCAGCGGCTATTGACGCTGGCGCCATTAAGGCAAGCACAACATACACTGACACGGGAGAAATAAAAACGGGCGGTTATACGATCCGTAATTTTGATAATAAGAATCACGGCGTGCAAACAATGACTCAAGTGCTTGAAAAATCACTCAATACTGGCGCGGTTTTTGCTTCTCAGCAACTGGGTAAGGATCTATTTCGTAAATATTTGCTCGCGTTTGGATTAAATGAGAAGACAGGCATTGACCTGCCGGGAGAGTTGCCCGGGCATTTGGGCGATGTGATTACAACTGACCGTGATATTAATTTTGCGACAGCATCATTTGGGCAAGGTATCGCAATGTCACCCATGAATTTTCTAACAGCGTTTTCTTCGCTGGCAAATAACGGTGGAATAATGAAGCCGCATGTGGTTAAAGCAATACACCGCGCAGACGGAACGATAGAAGAAATTAAACCCGAGAAGCTCGGCACTCCGATATCTGCTCGCACTGCCCAAGAGGTTACGGGAATGCTTGTGAGTGTTGCGGAAAACGGATACGACAAAAAGGCGAACGTACCAGGCTATAAAATAGCGGCAAAAACAGGCACCGCGCAAATCCCGAATGAGAATGCTCCCGGCTATTCAGATAAAAGATTTCATTCCTTCGCAGGGTATGCTCCGGCTGATAAACCCGCTTTTGTTGCCATTATTACGATGAAAAATCCTAAAGGAATAAATTTTGCGTCGGATTCACTGGCGCCGGTGTTCAAGGATATTGCATCGTATATCCTTCACTATTATCAGGTACCGAGTAACTAA
- a CDS encoding NUDIX hydrolase produces MATIKKYQFAVIATDVVIFTIQNNELKVLLIKMKKSPFTGRWAAPGGLVGPNESVDESAARHLVEKTGLKNVYMEQLYTFGKVNRDPFGRVVSVAYSALIPPDAKVKIFTTAEYQDIAWFPARHLPAIAYDHKEIISYAIERLKSKLEYTNIVYSLMPREFTLGELQDVYELILGRKLDKRNFRRKIASARMIRELAKKREGEANRPAALYIFTSHKPQKVEMI; encoded by the coding sequence ATGGCTACTATTAAAAAATATCAATTTGCGGTCATTGCCACCGATGTGGTGATATTTACGATTCAGAATAACGAGCTGAAAGTTTTATTAATTAAGATGAAGAAGTCGCCATTTACTGGCCGCTGGGCTGCGCCAGGTGGGCTTGTTGGTCCAAACGAATCAGTGGATGAATCGGCGGCGAGGCATCTTGTTGAAAAAACAGGATTAAAAAATGTGTATATGGAGCAGCTATACACATTCGGTAAAGTAAATCGTGATCCGTTCGGTCGCGTGGTTTCCGTTGCTTATTCCGCGCTTATTCCGCCCGATGCCAAAGTGAAAATCTTTACAACAGCGGAATATCAGGACATCGCGTGGTTCCCCGCGAGACATTTACCAGCTATAGCATACGACCACAAAGAGATTATCTCTTATGCAATAGAACGTTTAAAGTCTAAGCTTGAATATACAAATATTGTCTATAGCTTGATGCCAAGAGAGTTTACGCTCGGTGAACTGCAAGACGTTTACGAGTTAATTTTAGGCAGAAAGCTTGATAAACGTAATTTTCGCAGAAAAATTGCATCAGCTAGGATGATAAGAGAGCTTGCTAAAAAACGAGAAGGAGAGGCAAATCGTCCCGCGGCTCTTTATATTTTCACTAGTCACAAGCCACAGAAGGTAGAAATGATTTAA
- a CDS encoding lamin tail domain-containing protein: protein MILSYTIKSRLSNRSAYSIILAIFYYIIFTSSSHAGTTIIINEIAWAGSTASANDEWMELYNPTDNTVNIDGWHLQSADGSPSITLRGIVPAGGYFLLERTDDQSVPNIAAGQIYSGALSNNGEKLMLADTTGAVQDVIDGSYGWLAGDAKTKQTMERNLDLAGWHAGPINGTPLAKNTAATLATMPAQKNNVSASLNIASNKTINDGSSTPKTNLQQQDLLAGIGTTDPQQFSNELKNKLEKPSLDSTLIVIGVIIIFIIIFVSVFIYRNKRTREAIE from the coding sequence ATGATACTATCATATACCATTAAATCTAGGTTGTCAAACAGAAGCGCTTATTCGATAATATTAGCTATTTTCTATTATATCATTTTCACTTCTAGCTCGCACGCTGGGACTACTATCATCATAAATGAAATAGCCTGGGCCGGATCTACTGCCTCTGCCAATGACGAGTGGATGGAGTTATATAACCCCACCGATAATACGGTTAATATTGATGGCTGGCACCTTCAGTCCGCTGACGGTTCACCTAGCATTACTTTGCGGGGTATAGTCCCCGCTGGTGGATACTTCTTGCTCGAGCGCACTGATGACCAAAGCGTGCCTAATATTGCCGCCGGCCAAATCTACAGCGGCGCGCTTAGTAATAACGGAGAAAAATTGATGCTCGCAGATACAACGGGAGCCGTACAAGATGTAATAGACGGATCTTATGGCTGGCTCGCGGGCGATGCTAAAACAAAACAGACCATGGAACGCAATTTGGATTTAGCTGGCTGGCACGCCGGACCAATTAATGGCACGCCGCTTGCAAAAAATACTGCCGCGACTTTGGCAACAATGCCTGCTCAAAAAAATAATGTGTCAGCTTCGTTAAATATCGCCTCAAACAAAACCATAAACGATGGTTCTTCCACCCCAAAAACCAATCTTCAACAACAGGATTTACTTGCCGGCATAGGAACGACCGATCCTCAACAATTTAGCAACGAACTTAAAAATAAACTTGAAAAACCCTCGCTTGACTCAACGCTTATCGTTATAGGCGTAATAATAATCTTTATAATAATATTTGTCTCTGTCTTTATATACAGAAATAAACGAACGCGAGAAGCAATAGAATAG
- a CDS encoding MFS transporter, giving the protein MSDNKITEYIIEESPEISMGEAPGWGGRFFRAFPAFKSRSYRMYFVGQLISLIGTWLQTVAQGWLVFQLTHSAFWVGTITAIGSLPILMLALFGGVIVDRYNKKYILLFTQSFAMILAFALGILAWFQIVNIWEVAVLSFLLGVTSAIDMPARQSFVVEMVGKENLASAIALNSGIFNAARAIGPAVSGVLVALVGTAGAFILNGVSYVAVIIALLLMRVKIELPKVHPHPLHAIREGITYAGRHSVIRILLIFAAGTSVFGWSYTTVMPVIVADIFHKSALELGYFYSISGIGALLGAFVVSIFSKKANPFRFIMFGNTVFSCALILFSFTNYMPLAFVFLFFAGFGLVMQFSMINTTIQHLVEDRIRGRVMSIYTLMFIGLSPVGSFEIGLVSEHFGTQFAVRAGAILVLCMGFVLFSIRKKIDREYRMYTGNNN; this is encoded by the coding sequence ATGTCAGACAATAAAATAACCGAATATATAATTGAGGAAAGTCCAGAGATAAGCATGGGCGAGGCACCCGGTTGGGGAGGCCGTTTTTTTCGCGCATTCCCGGCGTTTAAATCGCGCAGCTACCGCATGTATTTTGTCGGCCAACTGATTTCTCTTATTGGTACATGGCTGCAAACAGTCGCGCAAGGGTGGTTGGTGTTTCAGCTTACGCATTCTGCGTTTTGGGTAGGAACAATTACGGCTATCGGAAGCTTGCCCATCTTGATGTTGGCGTTGTTTGGGGGTGTTATCGTTGACAGATATAATAAAAAATACATTCTTCTTTTTACTCAGTCGTTCGCTATGATTTTAGCGTTTGCTCTTGGAATACTGGCATGGTTTCAAATTGTAAATATTTGGGAAGTGGCAGTGCTATCCTTCTTGCTAGGTGTTACGAGCGCAATAGATATGCCAGCGCGCCAATCATTTGTGGTTGAGATGGTAGGGAAGGAGAATTTGGCATCAGCAATCGCGCTTAATTCAGGCATATTTAACGCGGCCCGCGCAATAGGCCCGGCTGTGTCGGGCGTGTTGGTGGCGCTGGTGGGGACCGCGGGCGCATTTATTTTAAATGGCGTAAGTTATGTGGCAGTGATTATCGCGCTTTTGTTGATGCGTGTAAAAATTGAGTTGCCAAAAGTTCATCCTCATCCATTGCATGCTATCCGTGAGGGCATAACCTATGCAGGCCGTCATTCTGTTATTCGCATTCTTTTGATATTTGCCGCCGGCACATCTGTTTTTGGGTGGTCTTATACAACCGTAATGCCCGTGATAGTGGCGGATATATTTCACAAGAGCGCGCTGGAGCTAGGTTATTTTTATTCAATTTCTGGCATCGGAGCGCTTCTGGGCGCGTTTGTAGTTTCTATATTTTCAAAAAAAGCAAATCCGTTTCGTTTCATAATGTTTGGAAATACTGTTTTTAGTTGCGCGTTGATTCTTTTTAGTTTTACTAATTATATGCCGCTTGCGTTTGTATTTTTGTTTTTTGCTGGCTTCGGTCTGGTCATGCAATTTTCCATGATCAACACAACCATTCAGCATCTTGTGGAAGATCGTATTCGCGGACGGGTAATGAGCATTTACACCCTAATGTTTATTGGCTTGTCGCCAGTGGGTAGTTTTGAAATAGGTCTTGTGTCGGAGCATTTTGGAACACAGTTTGCGGTGCGAGCGGGGGCGATACTAGTGCTATGCATGGGATTTGTGCTGTTCAGCATACGCAAAAAGATTGATAGGGAATATAGGATGTATACGGGGAATAATAACTAG
- a CDS encoding peptidylprolyl isomerase: protein MIATIETARGNIVLKLYPDVAPKTVANFIKLAKEGFYDGITFHRVISDFMIQGGDPYSKTHAGPVGTGGPGYKFEDEINPKVLGMSDDAIAQLEAQGYKYNFSLASLPVNVGMLAMANSGPDTNGSQFFIVTQQNQPHLNGKHTVFGEVIEGMNVVRATQQDDVMKKITISE from the coding sequence ATGATAGCAACAATTGAAACAGCGCGCGGCAATATCGTATTAAAACTTTATCCGGATGTTGCGCCAAAAACAGTGGCAAACTTTATAAAGCTAGCTAAGGAAGGTTTCTATGATGGCATTACTTTTCATCGAGTGATTTCTGATTTTATGATTCAAGGCGGCGATCCTTATTCTAAGACGCACGCAGGCCCAGTAGGTACTGGAGGCCCAGGATATAAATTTGAAGATGAAATAAATCCTAAGGTGCTTGGAATGTCTGATGATGCGATTGCTCAATTAGAGGCGCAAGGATATAAATACAATTTTTCTCTTGCCTCACTGCCTGTAAATGTGGGAATGTTAGCCATGGCAAACTCTGGCCCTGATACCAACGGCAGTCAATTCTTCATTGTTACTCAGCAAAATCAGCCCCATCTTAATGGCAAGCATACGGTGTTTGGAGAAGTGATAGAAGGGATGAATGTGGTGCGCGCGACCCAGCAGGACGACGTAATGAAGAAAATTACGATAAGCGAATAA
- a CDS encoding DUF167 domain-containing protein, whose product MKYYVEVKPNSKQNSIEEKDGTLLVRVHAPAREGKANEAVVKLIAKHFHVAPSRVSLIHGERGRKKVVEVVV is encoded by the coding sequence ATGAAGTATTATGTTGAAGTAAAGCCAAATAGCAAGCAAAATAGCATTGAAGAAAAAGACGGCACTCTTTTAGTACGCGTCCATGCGCCTGCGCGAGAAGGCAAGGCCAACGAGGCCGTGGTTAAGCTTATAGCAAAGCATTTTCATGTAGCCCCATCGCGTGTGTCACTTATACATGGTGAAAGGGGTAGGAAAAAAGTTGTTGAAGTAGTGGTATAA
- a CDS encoding HAD family phosphatase gives MKPLSNELMKSSPKKVAVFDIDGTIFRSSLMIELLEEFIEQGVFPASARRIFEEEHRMWLERRGSYNDYTKKIIEAYFKHIKGVKLDDALEVANLVMLFHKNRVYRYTRDLVEKLRDTHFLLAISHSPYHIVEPFCREWGFQKVYAFFYEVNDKGYFTGSIEDEALMRDKGKIFQRAIEKEHLTLKGSVGVGDSESDITFLKMVQKPIAFNPSSGLYKVAKRNKWDIIVERKDVMYRL, from the coding sequence ATGAAGCCATTGAGTAATGAACTTATGAAATCCTCTCCTAAAAAAGTAGCAGTGTTTGATATTGACGGCACAATCTTCCGCTCCAGCCTTATGATTGAATTGCTGGAAGAGTTTATCGAGCAAGGCGTTTTTCCTGCTAGCGCGCGGCGAATTTTCGAAGAAGAGCATCGCATGTGGCTTGAACGTCGGGGATCATACAACGATTACACAAAAAAGATTATTGAGGCATATTTTAAGCATATTAAAGGCGTAAAGCTTGATGACGCGCTAGAGGTGGCGAATCTCGTAATGCTTTTTCATAAGAATCGCGTGTATCGTTATACTCGCGATCTCGTGGAGAAGTTAAGGGATACGCACTTCTTGCTGGCTATTTCCCATTCCCCGTATCATATAGTTGAGCCATTCTGCCGCGAGTGGGGCTTTCAAAAAGTGTATGCATTCTTCTACGAAGTAAACGATAAAGGATATTTTACTGGCAGTATTGAAGATGAGGCATTGATGCGCGACAAGGGCAAGATTTTTCAAAGAGCTATTGAGAAAGAGCATTTGACATTGAAGGGTTCGGTGGGAGTTGGCGATTCGGAGTCTGACATAACGTTTTTAAAAATGGTGCAAAAGCCAATCGCATTTAATCCTAGCTCCGGACTTTATAAAGTAGCCAAGCGCAATAAGTGGGATATAATCGTGGAAAGGAAGGACGTGATGTACCGTCTTTAG